From the genome of Ziziphus jujuba cultivar Dongzao chromosome 4, ASM3175591v1:
ATCATAATGCTTTTGCACTTGCAATTTGAATGACAAATCAACAAATCAACCTTATTTTACTTTTGCATGTATTTGACAGAAGGCTTTGATTCTCAAAAAACCATCTTCAAGAAATGAATGCTCAGTCCCAAAATTTATGCCGAACCAGTCCTTCATTCCCATAATACCTCCTGAAtgaaaattttagcattagggcTATAATTCAATAAGTAACCTTTTGGCTATCAACTTAATAAGATCATttcaaaattgtaaataaaaatgatataaagggCAGATTAATAAGTATCCCATTCTCATTACCTGGTAGAACAATGACAGATTCCTCTTTAGCTAGCTTGAGACAGAATTCTACATCATCAGCAATGTCTTCTCGTAATGACAGGTTTAGCTTCACCTGCAATGGCAATTCAAAACCaagaaaaatgatcaaatattgGCTTTTGCAGTGTTCCAATTCTCTGAGTTTCTATGTTCTTACCATCACAAACATCGATCCTTCTGACTTATATGGTAAGGTAATGCATGGAATCTCCTTAATTCTTCTGCACAAATTTCTGAACCTTCCTTCAGTACATGGTTAATTCTTGAGAAGAAATCCTCTAGTGTTTTCTCAAGAATTTTCGGAACTACCCGCTGATAACATGAATTACGAAACTAATTGTGAACTTAGCAATAATGAAAGGGATTAAACAAACTATATTACTCATAAAGATACTAAATACTATctgaaaaaaaattactttgacTACAAAGTGGCACTTGATTGACTCAGCAATCTGGTAAGGAAACAAAGAAATGAATTTTCCACTGACAAACATATTGGAAGTATTTATATCTTTTCAGAAGCTCATATGCATATTTAGTATTTTCAAAAACTTATCTAAGCAGCTAGAATTTCTACCCCAACACTTTTGAAAAACCGGGTAGGATAACTTGTAACAAGCCAACCTAGTCTTCATCCCCGGAACCATCCAACTCTTCGAGATAGACCCGACTGTGATAGCAGGCACCGTTGATCCAAATACGACCACTGGAACAAAAGGATTGCTTCCATACACAATACGGCTGTAAACTTCATCTGCTATCACCAGAATCATAAGCTCTTTTGCAGTTTCTGCAACCTAAGGTTCAAGAAATAAGCAGCCAACTTGACATCAAAAccacaactatatatataactatatccATTAAAGCTTACACAGAGGGAAAGCCATACGTTCTTCAAGTGTTGGTAGGAGTACACATTTGAACAAGGATTTCCTGGATAGATGATGACCAAAGCCATAGAATTCTCATCAGCAAGAACTTTAAGGGCATCAAGATCAATCTCCCAACCTCTTTCTGGTAACAGATCGAAATAGCGAACTTCAAGGTTATAAAAATTTGCTTGACCAATGTAAAGTGGGTAGGCAAGGTCTAGGAAGCAGAATATTTGCACCAGGACGAGCTAGAATTGTCAATATGGTCTCGATAGCATCTTTGCATCCTACGGTAACATAAAAATCATCTGGCAATAATTTGTAAGGAAGATTACGAGAAAGATACTCTGCAATAGCCCAACCTCAAACATCAAACAAAGCACCATTTTCTAAACTCAGTCATCCATGAATTCCATTCCAagcttattttatataaatatggttCTTGTTTCCATCTATTCAAAATTCCAAACCAATGTGATGAGTTTTGAAATGGTTGTGGAGcataaatagaacaaaaatatcaatatacaaaaaaaaaaaaaaaagggaaagaaatcaGTACAATAAAAATCAGGCTCATATTTAGCACAAGATTTCCCAAACCCCCTTAACTTTTGACCACTCTCAATCAAGTCAAAAAACACAAATCAAATGCGTATTACAGTCTGTACATTTCATTTGATAATCGAAGTACTGCTGAAGAGACTCTTAAAGATTCCAACCCTAAATTTCTCTGTTATGACTATCTCAACATATCCACCAACTTAATTTGTGTTGAGGTTGAGGATTTACCAaggaaaatcataaaaattttatagaaaatacaCAAAGAAGTAGCTTGATTGGTCTTATGACAAGCCCAGGAGGCAAAAAACTTATTCCCTAAAAGATGCAACTGAAAACTTTGAACTTGTTCCagcaagaaggaaaaaaaaaaaaaaaaaaaattaagtatataatataaatattgttgtaattataattttatagttcATACATATATACCTCCTTGCTGGAAGTATACCAACACTGAGAGAATAAGAATTAAACTTAGCGGATCGAATAGCTTCAATGACTGCATCTTCAACAACAGAACTAGTCCGGAAGCACGGAAAGGAAGAGAAATTACCAAGGCCAAGATGAATGGTACATCTTCTGGGAGGCCTTTGAATTTTCTCATCTTTATCGTCAACGATAATATTTTCTCCAAACGTTGCAAAATAATCTTTGTTGGTGCAAGTTCCTAttgttctttttctctttttgttccCACCCAAATACCCTCTTTCCCATTTATCCTCCATCTCTGCTTCTTCTTATTACCTTCTACCACAAGGAACTCAGGAAGACTCAGTCAAATCTGGCCAAAGAAACCAGTTGATAAGAACACTACACCTTCTGATTCACAATAATCAATTTCTAAGTGGGtcctctgctttttttttttttttttggtttccttaatccaaaattaattaatgatacatatatatacatatatgtagagagggagagagaggaaTACTTTGAAGTAGTCAATTTAGCAATAGTATATTCAGCTGTGATGTAAAACGACAAAAGAAATAGCTAAAAGCCACTCCTAGTTTCATGCTTATGCAGTTTTGCTACAGTTGTCGTTTAAGCCAAGCTGGTGAGAATTTCAATTGATAAagctcttttaaaaaaataataaactaatcCAACAAAAATACGAAAAAGCCTTCTGTCTGGTTTTGAAAGTACACACAATAtgataaagattaaaaaaataataataataaaaaagtactaTTTATGTACCTCATGCTTGCCGAtggaacacttttttttttttaaaactttttataaACACATTTATGTATTTCAAGTTCTGACTCATTGGGTTTACCATGTATTTCAGAGAGCTAATACAACCTAAACCAAAAGATAAAACTGTCATAGAATCTACTTCTTCTTTCTCACTCCTCTCCCATTTCTATCTCTATCACAACCGGCCAGACTGCTCTTCTTTCTCACAGATTATTTTATGTCCCTGTGAAAGAATCGAAAAACTGAGAGTACATTTACATCTCTTTCTCacattatgttttatttatctaaaTCTTTATAGGTTGATTTTTACTGTATGATTAAGTTATTGATTGCTAGCAACATACGTTTCCGTTTTGTATTTGCAATGCTCAGCGATAACGCATTCCAGAAAACAGGGAGAAAGTTTGATATGTGTCTGTAGATTAAAGAAAACACTGAGTTGAGAGGTCACCAGcttagaaaaatttatttattttttcagtgtatttttaaataaataaaacgattTATACACATGCATACCATTAACGTATTTTTGTCATCCCATATTTAACTGTAATATGGACTTCACACAACACTATTATTAAGATTCTTTTGGATACATATGCAGCAGTAAcacaaaaattttataacaaattGGTTTGGATGGAAAGAAGGTGCAGCCGTTTTCTATTTGGTTTTATAACAAATGCATGGAATGCTGATGGCGCTTGACCTGTCTTAACTTTACAACTTCGTTCATGATTTTGAGAACTGTAAAAACTTGTCCACGTCAAAAAAGGAAACTAGCATCCATACCTATCATTTGTATTTGGATTGAGAGAATATAGgagggaaaggaaaggaaaagatttAATTCTTTTGTTTGGATTGCTAAAATAAgtggaaaggaaaaggaaaaggaaaagataaaagaaggaaaatgaagaaataaattatgtttattttaactATCTATCTTTCCTTTCCACTCAAAGTTGATAGGAaatggaaggaaagaaaaaaaaattaataaaactttcgaacattttaaaattatctttattaatttaaagcTAACTGATTgagatatattatatttatggtatttttataaaaatacaaattacattaattagtttttattttttatttcttttccattaataatcatccaaacaaacaattattataaatatttttttttcttttcgttcttcattaaatttatcatttcttttcatttccaCCTTTCAATCCAAACTTAGTGTAAGATTTAGAAACCAATACCAATTATCAACCGTATATTTGAGAGTATAGGTGCTCTCCTAATGATTAAAGGTTGTTTCCTAACAATTAAATCAAAGTTATAAACTATAATCCAAAAAAGGGAAGATTTTTACAGAGATTGTGGGATTATGTTTCTTGGATTTTTGGGGAGGTCTTTTTGGTTCTGTGAAATGAGATTTTGGGTGATGGTCTAAACTAATTGTTAGGGGGAAAGAAGGgttaatttggacatttcaatTTGGATTTGAACTTTAACGGCGGGGGACAGTGGGACCGTTTGATGCAACGGTAGAAAGCCGTTTGTTTGATACCCTTTACTGGACATTTTTGGCCTTGAACTGGGATTATCATTTCGTTTATTTGGTCATGGGCTACTCCTGGCATAGTATGGATATGTCATACAGTttatatgccttttttttttttttttttttttttttttcggtgaaAGATATGGTCTATATGCTCAAGGTCATATATTGATAaacttcttatttatttttattttaatttttatgttggGAATCGGGATTCATCGCCTATGTTAAAGCCTAGAAAGAAGAAACATAGTGGAAGTATTTGGAGACACTTGATTCACATTATAGTGCTATCATCAACCGTTGGATTTACAATATTGTTTTGACATGGATTAATATTCGTTGAAATAGATGATGAAggatctacatatatatatatatatcttctttttttttttgtaaatcgtTATAAAGTTTTTGAGAGGTAGAGGAGTATATTGCTCTATCTTTTAAGCACCATGGCAAACTTTTTGGGAAcaacataaagaaaatattatagaCATGGACAATGGGATGGAGCGGGGctgcaatattattttaaactgTCCATATTTACTTTCTgaaaaagaacataaaaaataaaaaaccctgAGATACTTgtatgtaatttttaaattttaatattaggatTTGTTAAATTGTCCTGTATCATCATCACATATATAGAGCACCAAATCAAACTCAAATTTGATTTTGCTGTAGCAAGAAGCAGAAAAGCTGCTACATATATTTGTGGTAGATAACTTTGGAAGCTTGCAGAAATATGAGTCCAAAACTATAGCAAAATGTGAGatctgaaatttaaaaaatgaagtcCTAAAGTAGATCAGTTTTGGTACATGTGGACAGACCAACACTATAcaatgattttatatattgacTTAATAACAGATTAGATTAGACtagactattttaaattttttataatactcAATTTAAAATGGTCCAGCTCGATCCATGTGAGACAAAACTAAGAGAGagtattttgaaaaacaaaaattgacatATTAACATCAAAAGCAACAACTAACTATTCATCATAACCCTTTGTACTTGTGATTTGAATGACAAATTCACAAAAACAACCTTACTACACTTTTGCATGTCTTTGGTAGAAGGCTTTGATTCTTGCCAAAGTATAACTTTTGCATGTCTTTGGTAGAAGGCTTTGATTCTTGCTAAACTATCTTCAACAAGTCAATGCTTAGTGCCAAAATTTAGGGGGAACCAGTCCTTCATTCCAATGATACCCTCTGAGTCAAGATTTTTATTAGACTAAACAAATTCCTTGTTAGCATTTTGTATCAAAATTTACCATCATGGAATCACATTTAATGCATTGACTAGCTAGCCTAggaaaaaaactaaagaaaaatgtATCAAAAAGCTTATTCTGAACCaatcaaaaagagaaaagatatACATAATGGAATAAAATGGAAACAGATTGTAAGCAAAACGATTGAAGGATATCAAAAAGTATGTCATGCTTACTCTGGTAGGACAATGACAGATTCCTCTTTAGGTAGCTTGAGACAGAATTCTACATCATCAGTAATGTCTTCTCATAATGACAGATTTAACTTCACCTGCAATGGAAATTCAAAACCAAGAAAAATGACCAAATGTTAGCTTTTGCAGCATTCCAATTCTCGAGTTTTCTATGTTGTTACCATTAGAAACACAGAACCTTCAGGCTTATATGGTACGGAACTGCATGGAAACTTCTTGATTCTATTCCAACAAATTTCTGAACCTTCCTTCAGTATATGGTTAATTCTTAAGAAGAAATCTTCTGGTGTTTTCTCAACACGCTTTCGGAACTGCCCCCTGATAACACCATTTATGAAACTATTTGTGAACTTAGCAATAAGGAAAAGGCAATAACAAAAGTATATTGCATATAAAGGTACTAAATAAAAGAAACGTAATTTGCCTACACAGCTAAATGAAGGTTGCATGGCGAGGACAGATACCGAGGTGGCTCTTGATTGACTCATCAATCTGGCaagaaaataaagaagtaaATTTTCCATTTCACCCCATTTAACAACATATTGGAAGCATTTATATTCTTCTAGAAGGCCTGTATGCATATTTAGTATTTTTTCAAACAGCTTATTGAGAAAATAGAATTGCTACTCCAACTTTTGGAAAGACCAGGTAGGATCACTCGTAATAAGCCAACCAAGTAGCCAACCAGGTACCGTCCAACTCTTTAAGATAGATCCGAGAGTGATAACAGACACCGTTGAAGCAAATACGCCCATTAGAACAAAAGTATTACTTCCATATACTATATGGCTATAAACTTTATCTGCAATCACAGGGATCATAAGCTCTTTTGCAGTCTCCGCATCCTAAGGTTCAAGAAATTAGCAGCCAACTTGACGCCAAAACCACAACTGTAAGCATTAACCATATCCATTAAAGCTTATACAATGGGAAAGCCATACATTCTTCAAGTGTGTTGGTAGAAGTAAGCATTTGAACAGGGATTTCTACGATTGATGATAACCAAAGCAATAGTATTCACATCAACAAGAACTTTACAGGCATCAAGATCAGCCTCCCAACTTTTTTCTGGTAATAGATCAAAATAGCTAACTCCAAGATTACAAAAATCTGCTTGACCTACTTAGCGAGGGTAGCAAGGTCTAG
Proteins encoded in this window:
- the LOC107417315 gene encoding LOW QUALITY PROTEIN: probable aminotransferase TAT2 (The sequence of the model RefSeq protein was modified relative to this genomic sequence to represent the inferred CDS: inserted 1 base in 1 codon; deleted 2 bases in 2 codons) translates to MEDKWERGYLGGNKKRKRTIGTCTNKDYFATFGENIIVDDKDEKIQRPPRRCTIHLGLGNFSSFPCFRTSSVVEDAVIEAIRSAKFNSYSLSVGILPARRYICWAIAEYLSRNLPYKLLPDDFYVTVGCKDAIETILTILARPGANILLPRPAYPLYIGQANFYNLEVRYFDLLPERGWEIDLDALKVLADENSMALVIIYPGNPCSNVYSYQHLKNVAETAKELMILVIADEVYSRIVYGSNPFVPVVVFGSTVPAITVGSISKSWMVPGMRLGWLVTSYPTRFFKSVGIAESIKCHFVVKFRNSCYQRVVPKILEKTLEDFFSRINHVLKEGSEICAEEXKEIPCITLPYKSEGSMFVMVKLNLSLREDIADDVEFCLKLAKEESVIVLPGGIMGMKDWFGINFGTEHSFLEDGFLRIKAFCQIHAKVK